DNA sequence from the Paenibacillus physcomitrellae genome:
CAGTCGGCCACACTAGTTAGGTCGCAGAATAGACCGTTTCCTTAGGCAGGGCGGTCTATTTCTTTTTCATGTAGGTAAGCAATGCCAGAATGAACATGCCGAACATGAACATTAAGGAAAGTGCATCTTTGACCTCCATGGGCATCACCTCCCTTCAGGGAGATTAGCCGACCGCCCTTATAGCCGTATATTGCACTAGAAAATTATAACATATATGACATAATTAAATACCGTTAAAATACTATATTTATCTAGAATACATAGGAAACAAAGCCGTATATGAGAATGTAAACTCACAGGCGTAAATTCAGACAACACACGACCCGGTCTAAGATAAGAGCTATCTAAGGCCGGGGCGTGTCATAGATGCGGGAACGTTAACGTTATGTGAAACCTCCGAAGAGCTGATAGAATGCGTTCTCAGAGGAGCAGTATGCAATCAATAATCAGATATAGTTAGGATTCCGAATGGAATGAGTATCTTTTTTAGGAGGCTACCGCATGTTAAAACTATTCGAATATAACTGGCAAGTTCGCAGGGATTGGTTTAATTGGTGTGGAACTGTAAGGGAAGAAGAATTATTGAACCAACGCACTGGCGGTATTGGGTCCATTCTCCCCACGTTGTATCACATAGTGGCAGTCGAGTATGGCTGGATATGTGGTGGAATACAAGAAAAAGCGATTAATATCCCACAATTCAAGGAAGTGGCAAGCTTAAAGAAGTTAAAAGACTTTTCCGCCCGTTGCCACGAGGAACTAGCTCCATTTGTTTATGGTTGGAATGACAGTCTAGAAGAATGCATTATGATTGATATTACGGATGAAGGGGACAGGGAGCCCCATAAATACGGCGAAGTGATGCGGCATGTGATCGCCCACGAGATCCATCACATCGGTCAATTATCTATATGGTCAAGGGAAATTGGCGTGAAGCCGGTTACTGCAAATTTGATCGGCAGAGGGTTATTTGATAATTAGTAGGTTCGATGAAGTCGGAAGAATCGCATAACAACGTATTGACGCATCGGGACATTCGTCCCTCGGTCCGGCAGAAGTTAGGGGTATTAGCAATGAAACATACAATCCTAACCTTTATACGAGATCTTGTAGTCAATACATTACATCATATAAACAAAGGAGAATTGAAAATGAGAAAACTCGTTCTATTTCTGCACGCATCACTTGACGGTTTTGTAGAAGGGCCGAACGGTGAAATGGACATTGGCTGGGTTTCCTACGATGCTGATTTAGAGAAACACGCGAAAGAAATTCTCAGTACTGCCGACACTGTCATTTGGGGACGTGGAACTTATCAGATGATGCATAGTTACTGGCCATCTGTGCCTTCGAACCCATCAGCTTCGCAATATGAACGGAATCATGCCGAGTGGATCGAAAAGACAGCCAAAATCGTATTTTCCACGACGCTGGAGAATGTCGAATGGAACAATTCCAGACTGGTAAAGGAAGATGTTGAGAAAGAGATCAGGAACCTCAAACAACAGCCAGGCAAGGATATAGTCATCCTCGGCAGTCCCAGGTTTGCGCACCACGTGATGGGTCTTGATCTAATCGATGAGTACAAAATTACGGTTTCTCCTGTCCTGATCGGCAGCGGGCTGCCATTGTTTCAAGGACTCCAAGAGAAGACCAATCTTAAACTCATCGAAAATAAAACTTTCGATTCCGGAGCCATTGGTCTCTGCTACCAAACGGTTAGATGACTAGGCTCGTAAGGTAATTTGCATTACCCAATTAGTCAACGGGGCTGAACTAACGGGGGCGATAGTTAAAAGTGAATGATGGTATTTGTATTTCGGAGAAAGCACTAACATCCTATAACATCGTAAACACGCTGCG
Encoded proteins:
- a CDS encoding putative holin-like toxin codes for the protein MEVKDALSLMFMFGMFILALLTYMKKK
- a CDS encoding DinB family protein, which translates into the protein MLKLFEYNWQVRRDWFNWCGTVREEELLNQRTGGIGSILPTLYHIVAVEYGWICGGIQEKAINIPQFKEVASLKKLKDFSARCHEELAPFVYGWNDSLEECIMIDITDEGDREPHKYGEVMRHVIAHEIHHIGQLSIWSREIGVKPVTANLIGRGLFDN
- a CDS encoding dihydrofolate reductase family protein gives rise to the protein MRKLVLFLHASLDGFVEGPNGEMDIGWVSYDADLEKHAKEILSTADTVIWGRGTYQMMHSYWPSVPSNPSASQYERNHAEWIEKTAKIVFSTTLENVEWNNSRLVKEDVEKEIRNLKQQPGKDIVILGSPRFAHHVMGLDLIDEYKITVSPVLIGSGLPLFQGLQEKTNLKLIENKTFDSGAIGLCYQTVR